Part of the Vulpes vulpes isolate BD-2025 chromosome 13, VulVul3, whole genome shotgun sequence genome, GCtagcaatatatacatatgttggTTGCCTTTGGAAAGGGGATTGGCTGGGAAAGGTTGTTTAAGTAGAGTACTTTTGTAGTAATCTTGGCATGAAGTTGAAAATGGAGAGGATCTGATGAACGGGGGAAATACCCTAGAAGCAGAACTCGTAGACCTGCTGACCTCCCGGATGTGGAAATCTCTGAGATGACTGACCACCCAGTGTAGGAGTTGATTAACCATGTACTCATCACTGAACAAATGTTTCAAATTATGTTAATTTTGACAGGTGCAAAACCAGCATGCAAGAGAAGAGTCTCTTGCTGATGATCTCTTCAGGTAAAGTTTAATTTCATCTTTCTCATGAATCTTTGAGATGTgtataaaattcaatttttattcacagagattaaatattcatttcttctgtcttatgggctggctcagttgcttgaacatctgactcttaattttgtttttttcatttttgttttttttttttttttactcttaattttggctcaggtcacaatctctcagggttgtgggatcaagccccacatcgggctctgagctcagtgtggaatctgcttatccttctccctctgctcctccctgacACAACgcacacttgctctttctcttgttctctctcgcATGtgcgtgcgtgctctctctctaaaataaataaaatctttttaaaaagagaaaaaataatcagtCCCTTCACCtaaagaatgttttgtttttaatgtatgtatttcTGTTTACTACTTGAGCACCCCTCATTTGGGTTTGCTGGATATGTCTTCAGGGTTTAGGGTTGATTCAGTTGAACTCTATcacaagatatttaaaatttgtgtaaAGGCATTCATGCAAAAGAAGGGTCCTGAACTGGTGAATTTGGCTGATAATGTTTGTGAGATTTTCACCTCTGAGTAGAATCATGAGTGAATGGGTTTTGAGTTAAGACAAATAACATACCAGAGCATTTGTTCAGGTTTAGTTGGCACAAGCATAAAAACAAAAGGCTGGATTAGagtttcaaatcagtgttttgtGGGAGGTTTAGAGGAGTTATAATGGTCGATTACAATTTAATTCTGATTTAACACGTTTTCAGCATTCCTGCAGGCCCAAAACCTTATAAAATTAGCTCTCAAAAACAAATAGTATAAAATCAGATTACCTTTATCTACTTATAGATAGGTACTGGCTAGGGGAGAATAACACACTCCCAAATTTATGTAAAGGCAGAACCAAGAACTACTGTATTTTTGAGTCTCTTTTGTAGCCAGTTTGAGTCTTTTAAGATCATTATTGACAGTGTATATATCATTGGGGTTAAAATGCTGACTGTGCTGATTTTTCATAAGTTACTATATGGTTGCCAGTTAAATTTGTTTAATTACTGTAGGAGAAAATTATATGAAGCAAATCTGTTGTAGGCTCATTATACTCTTTTGTGAAAATCTTCTACATTAGTTGAGAGTGGAAGGAGTCTGAAGCCAGACTAGGAGAGGtgtaaacatgtattttatttttaaattgttttcattaattattttaatgcttttatagGACTTTCTCTATTGTTGATGTTCTCTttttccaaatgttcatcaaaCCAACatcaaaaggataaataaaagtaaaaatgtccGTGCTTAATATCAGATCCTAAGGATAAAATTGTCATTCTCATTGTGTTTGCCAAAGTGTAACCATGTTTTGAAAACCCTTTtactttaaaagtgaaagaaatgcCATCATTTATCTAGATagcttttaacttttctttctttgcagatACAATCCAAATGTAAAGAGGAGACGATAACTGAGGATTTTATAAAGAAGTCACAGAAAAGCATTTCCTATCAAGCATTTACATCAAGTTTCCTCTGGGATACATTCATTAAATCTCTAGAAAGGATTTAAATTACAAAGGTTTTATGGCctaaatttgttgaataaaatgtACAGAACtccacttttttgtgtgtgtgacagtATTATTCAATCTTCAGTCATCtcttatggtaattttttttcatttctaaatgtggctttttatttattgaatatttaataatcacagctcaaaattctaaaagtataaaaggataagaaatgaaaaactcgTGCCTCTACCACAGGTCTAGCTATTTAGTTCTCCTCCtcagaaaaaaatccatgataCTCATTCTTTCCAAAGAGTTTTGATGCCTATtcagatttctgttcatattATCTTTCAATAATTTCCTACAAAAATGATAGTATAACATATACAGTATTCTTCACCTTGCTCTTTTTTTGCCAAATAGATTGGAAGATCATACACATATCAGAGCATACTTTCTTCCCCCATTATACCATAGGCTTCCTCGAACTGAAATGACCCAAATGAAATGCATTTCAGGGGGGAAGATGTCACCCACATATTATTCTAGTACTAGAAGAGACAATATGGAAGACTTCCTCAAGCTTGTGGATAGGTCTTAACTAGAATGGGACGACTTATTTGGTGGTAACTGAGCTGGGTGGGTGTGCCTCTCTTTTGAGCTTCTTAGAGTCCTAGTTTTCCAATCTGCAAAGTAGAAATGATaaaattgtcttctttctctgttaAAGGGagatggtaagaaaaaaaatgtcttttttcaaattttgtaatAGAGACAACTTTGTACCTTAGAATTATAGTAGTGTTTTTATCAACTCCAAGGACTGATGCATTAAGTTTGGGGAAGTAGAACAAGCTTTTTATATGGATTGAAATCTCCGTGGTCTCACACAGCTCCTGCCACCCTAACAAGCCAAGCATTTCAGGTGGTTAGCAATAGCCTAGAATGAAGAATTATACTGTAAGTTAATATGTACTGTTGCTACATCCTCATGGAAGATGactgatgttgaacaccttttcatgtatttgttggccatttgtgtatctttctttgaaaaaaaaaagtctatttagctcctctgcccatttttttaattggattgtttggtttttgctcCTGAGTTGTAgcagttctttatgtattttggatattaaccccttatcagttATACGATATatgatatgtatgtattttctcctattccataagttgcctttttgtttggtTGATGGTGGCCTTCAACGTGTAGGTGCTTTTTAGTGTGATGtagttctatttgtttattttgttgattttgcttgaggtatcaaatccaaaaaaaaaaaaaaatcattgttatgACTGATGTCAAGAAGCTacgttttcttctagaagtttcataGTTTCAGGTCCTTAAGTCTTTAAGccatttttagttgatttttctgtatatgggtaaagatagtggtccagtttcattcttctgcatgtggctgttcaattttcctgCAACCATTACTGAAGAGAGActattttttctctgttgtatACTCATGgatcctttgtcaaaaattaattgaccataaacgTGTGACtttctttctgggctctgtatCACGTTCGATTGATCTCAGTgtctttttatgccaataccaaaTAATTTTGATTGATACAGCTTTGTGATatactttgaaatcaggaagtgtgatgcctccagctttgttctttctcaaggcTGCTTTGGTCATTTGGAGTTTTAATATGGgtccagctttttttttcacatgtgaCTATCCAATTATTCTATGacaatttattgaagacactcttccattgagtattcttggttCTCTTGGCAGATACTATTTGGCCATATATACTTGGGTTTCTTTTGGGGCCCTGGATTCTGTATTTGTCTTggtgtatttgtttttatgcccGTACTATATGGTTCTACTGACTAAAGCTTTATAGTTTAGCTTGAAATAAGGAAGTAGGATGACTAATTCTTTGCTCTTTCAGGATTTTGGGaggctatttggggccttttgtggttccacacaaatttagGAGTGCTTTTTCTACtctaaaaaaatgccattggaatcttgatagggattgtgttgaatctgtagatgccTTTTAGTAGTATtgatgttttaacaatattaattcttccaatccaccaACAAGGGAAACCTTTCTATTGGTATCTTTAATTTCTGTCAttggcattttatagttttcagagatcTTTTTTACCTCCCTAgttaaatttgttcctaagtattttgtttttggcTCCATTTCAAATGggatctacttttattttttcagaaaatttggtGTTACTGTATAGAAAAGCTACtagtgggaatccctgggtggctcagcccagagtgtgatcctggagaccctggatctagtcccacgtcaggctccctgcatggagcctgcttcaccctctacctgtgtctctgcctctctctctctctctctctctctctgtctttcatgaataaataaaatctttaaaaaagaaagaaatgcccaCTGGTTTTTGtaagttaattttgttttgtatcctGTAATTTTACCAGATTTACTGATTGGATGTAACAGTTTTTTGTtgagtgttttgtattttttataaaatcatattgTCTGCatatagagacaattttacttcttcctttccagttctgatgccttttattcctttttcttgcctgactgctctagctaggacttctaaCATTATGTTGAATAGGagcggtgagagtggacacctttatcttgttcctgatcttaaaaggaaagctttcagcctgtcaccattgagtgtgatgtGTGGGCTTGTCAtgaatggcctttattatgtggaGGTACGTTCCCTCTGTACCTACCTTGTTGAGcgattttatcatgaatggatgttgaattttgtcagtggcttttctgcatctattcagGTGACTATATAGTTTTTAACCTTCACTTTCTTCAAGTTGTGTATCACATTGAGTTATATGCAAATGTTGAAGCATCCTCATACACCTGGTTATGGTGTATGATCTTTTTAACATATTGTTgagtttggtttgctaatattttgttaaggatttttgcatatatattcagCAGGGATATCggcctataattttattttcttgtagtgttattttttgcttttgtcatcAGAATAATGCTGGCCTCCTGAAATGAGTGTTTCTCCCACTTCTGTTTTTgggagagtttgagaaggattggttttaattcctctttaaatgttttgtagaattcaccagtgaagccaccttgtcctgggcttttctttcttgggaGGTGCTTGATTACTCTTTGAATCTCCTTAGTAATACTTGATCTATtcagatattctatttcttcatgattgcTTCTGTGTTGATTATATGTTCCTAGAAATTCACCCACTCTTGCAAAGATCTACCAGTTTTTGGCATACGGTTGTTTATTATAGTCTGTTATCATCCTTTCTATTtatgtggtatcagttgtaatgtctcctctttgaTTTCTAATGTTACTTTTtcgagttctctctctctctctctctctctctctcgatgtaTCTAGCTAAAgttttaatcttttgagaaaaaaaaagccttagttttattgatcttttctgttgtctttttagtctcatttatttctgctctgatctttgtcaTTTCCTCCCTTTTAACTTTAGGcttagttgttttttgttgttgttgttgtttttatctcAATGAGGTAAAtttaggttgtttgagatcttTCCTGCTTCTTGGTGGAGGCAGCTTATTGGTATGAGCTTTCTTCTTCGAACTGCTTTTCTGCATCccattctttacattttaatttgtctcatggtacttttatttctcttttgatctcTTCTTTGGTCTATTGATTGTTCATTAGTATGCTGTTTTATATCCAGACATTGTGAGTTTCTCACTTTTCTTGTAATTGAATTctattgtgatcagaaaagatgcttggtaGGATTTCAGTCTGAAATTTTTGAGACTAGTTTTGTGGTCTAACACGTGATCTGTCCTGTAGAATATTTGTGTGTGCCGAGAAGagtatgtattctgctgctgttggatgggatgttctgtaaaggtctgttaagtccatctggtctgaTGCATCACTTCAGCCCCATATTTCCAGATTGCTTTTCTATCTTATCTTCCATTGCATAAAATGGGGCATTGAAGTCTCcgactattattgtattgctgtccatttcttccttccaatctattaatatttattctatatatttgagTGAttctatgttgggtgcataagtaTTTACATTTGTAATATCCTGTTGGATTGATCCTTAATATTATATAAGgatcttctttgtttcttattataCTCATTGGATAGAAGTGTGGTTTGTTTAAGCATAgctgctcctgctttctttttgtttccatctgCATGGAATATCTCTTCCCATCCCTTCACATTCCGTCTGGGTGTGTCCCTGAAGCTGACATGAGTCTCTAATAATCATAAGCAGCAGGTAGTTGgggcttctttgttttgttttcatctattgagccactctatgtcttttcattggaggatttagaccatttacatttaaggtgattatgaatatatatgaatttattgcTGTCATTTGGCTGTTTTCTGGCTAATTTCTGTAAATTGTTTTGTCCTTTAGCCCTTacttcttgctctcttcctttgtgatttggcAATTTTCTGTAGTGATATATGTagatttccttttatcttttttatatctaATGTAGATACTTGCTTTGTACAATTGATCATGAGGCTTTAAAACACCTTATGGTCATACaatctattttaaattgataCAAACTTAACTTTGCATACTAAAGCTCCACATTTTTATCCTtccctgttttatgtttttgatgtcacaatttacatCTTTATACCTTGTGTAActattaacaaattattgtacttacattttctgcttttgtcttttgACCTTCGTACTAGATTTTATAAGTGATTTACCTGTCACTgttagagtattttcaatttatgtatttacttttaccagtgagatttataatttcatatatcTTCCTGTTACTAATTAccattctttcttttcagcttgaaggagtccctttaacatttcttgtaaagcTGGTTGAGTGATGATAAACTTCAGTTTTTATATCTGGAGAACTCAATCTCTCCATCAGTTCTGAAGGACAACTTTGCTGGGTAGGCTATTCTTGAttggcagttttttcttttagcaattAAAATATTCCACTCCCTCTGGCCTGCTATATTTCTGCTGAACATCTCATAATCTAGTAGGGTTTCCTTGTAAGTAACAaattgcttttaagattctttaacttttgacaattCATTTAATGTGTTGATGTGGGTGTTTTGGGATTCCTCTTAATTGgaacttttcagttttcttggatCTGGATGTCGATTTCATTCCCCAGGTTAGGgctattttcagatatttttttctttgaataagctCTCTGCCCTCTTATCTTTCTTCTGAGGTCCCTATGATGCAAATATTGGTCCCATGTGTCCCATATGCTGTCTtcactctttctcattctttttttcttttttcttccctgattAGATTCCCTGCGTTCATGGTTTCTTCCAGTTTCATTTGTTGAGTCCATATTTTGAACCCTCTATTGAatttttcaggtcttttttttttttttttaatttgcagctTTGTGGCAtgtatggcttttttttctctctctttgttgaaATGTTCACTTTATGCATGTATTGCTCTGACCTTGATGAGCACCCTTATGGCCATAATTCTTAACTCTATCAGATAAATCATTAATCTTCAAGGTCTACTTCTGACTTTTTGTTATTCTATGTGGAAcatgtttctgtatttcttcatCCTCTTTGATTCTCTGTGttgatttctgtgtattaggTAACACAGTCATAGATAACATAGTTGAAGGTTTGCCAAGTTCTCTGTCTTAAAGGGGAGAATCTTAGCGTCTAGCTGCAGGCTGATTGGAAGCTGGACCCTCAGGCAGAAGCTTTTAAAGTATCCAAGTAGCTATCCTTCATGGAACTGTGAGCTGGGtgtgtctctctgcttcttctgCACTGAACCCTGGGGTAGTAGCTACTTAAGAACTGTTTCTGGTTAGCTACCGTCCTGGGTGACCTATGAACACAAGCTCCTTCCAGTGATGTTGGTGTTCTGGATTGGGCTACAGGGAGAATGCAGGCATGGTGTCTGCTGGCTTCCCTGGTCTCTGAGTAGAATGGTAGTCTCTCCCTAGAAGTGAGCTAAATTAGATGACGGACCTTTAGGctgcagcttttaaaatatacaaaaaggcCTCTTTCAGGAAAAGACTGAGATAAGGACATTTTTGCCTACTGatattttttgaagactttatttatttatgagagatacagagagacgcagagacacaggcagagggagaagcaggctccgtatggggatcctgatgcgggacacaatcccagaaccccaggatcatgacctgagccaaagggagatgttcaaccactgaaccacccaggtgccccttgcctaCTGATTCTTTATTGAGCCCTGGGCATGTAGCTGGTTAAGAACCGTTTCTTTGTTAGACAGTCTTGTTCAGCCCACAAACACAAGCCTTGCTGGCCACCAGTGTCAGGCTATTAAGGAATGTGCCCTCTGGGTGCAGCTGCAAGAGCTAGTGCACCAGATAATGTGCCAGCCCCTTTTAGGAAGACACCAGTGACCTAGAGCAGAGCAAAGGGAGAATGCAGAGAGGATACATGCTGGCGTCTGGAGAGGATAGTAGTCTTTTCCTGGATGTGTGCTAAATTAGCAATCAGACTTTCAGGCAGCAGCTTATAGGATATGCAAATAAGCCTCTTTTAGAGAAGGATGGGGAaggaaatggacatttttctCTGCTGCCTCTGCTGGGATATCCACAGTAAGTCCAAGCCACTTAAGAACCTTTGTTCTTTGGTTGTTGTAGCTGTGGGTCTTATGTGCACCAGGCTTGATGGCTTTCAAAGGGATGAGCCCCCCTCAGATGGAAGTCTTAAAAGTTGGGACATAGATGTTGCATCCCAACCCGTCAGGCCTCAGGGAGCATATAGAAGTTCCTTCCTGACTGCTGCTGTCGGAAGGGGGGTTTTGGCAAGAGCGTGTCTAAGCCTCTCCAACCCCTTTTGATGTGTGTTTTTTCCTTGCCCATAGTTTCTCAGCtggtttctggcttcttttcagAAGGAATTGTTCCAGGTGTAGCTGCAGACTTGGTGTGTCCGTGGGAGGAGTCAGGAGACTCCTGTATTGCTGTCTTGACCAGaacctcatttattttaaaactcagtaaTTAGGTGCATATACATTTAAGATTGGTACATCTCTGGACTTTTGTTATGAAATATCCATGTCTAGTAATACTTGTCTTGAAGTTGCCTTTCATTGTAGTGTTTGCATCCTATGTCTGTGTCTTTAATCCTTTTACCTTTAACCTAttcaatgtctgtattttcttaaGTCTCTTTAAACATGGTATTATTGAAGCTTGCTTATTATCCACTATGAGGATAGTTGCATTTAAATTGATGATGTTTAATCTACTTACATAATGTGGTTGATTTAAAGTCTGTCACCACGTTTCTTTGtcccatttgtctttttttcctcctttggatTCAGCAGGTATttcttaatattctattttattgcttCTATTGGCTTTATAACTACACCATTTACAGTTTCTTAAATAGTAAGGATACATTCTTTACTTGCTACAGGCTGCCTTAAATAACATACCATTTATGCCTGTATCATGTATAGGTCATAAATGTGTATTCCACTAATCCTATTATTTAtggcatacattttttaaagatttaaaatttttttttatttattcatgagcggcacagagagaggcacagagacataggtagagggagaagcaggctccctgtgaggagccccacatgggactcgattacAGGACctcaggaacatgacctgagcagagggcagatgctcaaccactgagccatgcaggggcTCCTTACggtgtaattatatattttacttctacatatCCTGTAGAAGAAGaaactctgttttttaaattttgcttcaaattgttttaaatacacttttattttcatcagttaactggattttaaataatttaggctCTAGAAAAAATTCTTATCTATCATTTCTGGCACtgttttttccttcataaatatATAGGTTTCATCTGGAATCACGTACCTTCAATGTGaataatttcctttaatattttgtgTTAGTGCAGTTCTcctaaaatcagatttttttcagctttcattaaatttaaaggATATAGAATTTTATGTAAAGATTGGCATTTAGAGTTTTAGTTTGACAGGTTTTTTTAAGCACATGAAGACATTTGTCTCTTGTCATTTGTTCATTATCATTCTTCCCTgttatgtatcttttttcctgTCTGCTTTGAAAATTTCTGTTTTCCAACAGTTTGATAATGATGTGCATAGGTGTGATTTcctatgtatttgtcttttttttttttttttttgcagtttgttTCTGTgcattgcttgttttttttaatcaaatttggaaatttttcaacttatttcttcacatttttctgcCTTGgttgctctccctctcctactggaTTCCAGCTGTACAGGTTAGATCACTTGCTATTTATCCCATATGTTaagtctgttcatttttttaatccttttaaccTCTCTATGCTTCAGTTCGGATAGTTTCTAAAGATAAACTAAGTTCACATACTTAGACTGCCTAAAACACTAAGAGCTGTGcctaaatcttattatttttcaaacCCCAAAGATATgttgctttttaaacatttttttcaagagcTAGATAAGGGATGAAGGAGACATCAGAGTATGAATAACTAGTGAATTATTTAGTGCTTTCTTCCACCTCCTGAAAGCTAGTTGAACTGAGGAATAAAAGATTTAGAAATCCGGGAGGGAAATTGGTTAAGAGTACAATAGTATAGTATATCTGTACCCTAGGAGAGTGAAAAAGGTCACTTTCAATTCAGAAGTGAATTGGTAATAGAAGACCAAGGTATTAAGAAAAACATCCAACCCAACTCATTCAGAGCTCAGAAGAACAGACAAGCAAGAATGTGCTCAGTCCTACGCAGTCAGAGGATGTTTACCATTCCAACAGGTGTGAAATTTGAAAGTTACCGTTACAGCATACCATGCTATAACATTTCTAATCTAAGGTAAACTTAATCACACATGACACGTATCAAGACTAAGAATTCATCAATTTACCTAAAACAGCTACTTGTAGAAGTGtattataaacatttgttttaaggTAAATTGTACTATAATCACATAACAATTGGACAGAAAAATACTAAGGAAAAGGGAATAACATTCAATAAACACATTccagatgaaataaattttacaaaaaaaaaaaaaaagatgactgagAAATTCAATTTGCCATGAAGAACTTCAGAAATCAGACTTTTTTGCCTAGCACTACAAATTCTGGAAACATGTgtgaaaatacagacattaagcacatctaaataaatataaatcaagatAGGGcatataattcaataaataacCATACGATAAGCTGCTATGTCATCTCCAATGAACAGATTTCAAAGTAATCATCACGGGAATGGGAAAGACAGGTTTTAACCTTAAATAATTCTAGCAATACCCAAATACTATTACAATAGTAGAGGTATTTATGCCCAAATGTTAGTTTTAATGACAGAAACTCAGTATTCACACAGGGATAAGTAGTTTCATTCACAATTTATTGAATTGCAAATTAGATTGTTATGCTAGTTAGAGAATAAATCTCCAAAATATCTTTGCAGGTTCCTGTATGTCTAAATGTATGCCAACATTATTGGACTGTTTAAATTATTAGAAGCTAAGAATATGAAGTACTTATCAAGgtttcaacaataaaaatattttttttaaaataccgtATTTGGTAATAAATTAGATTTATAGAAATtgagaattcaaaataaattaaacctgAGTTATAAGTGCCTCCTACCCTGCCCACCCCCAGAATACATAACTTATATCACATTCTCTTTTATACCAGTGTGCCTCAAACTTTAATAAGCATACATAATTCCTTGAAGATCTCATTAGATGCAGCTTCTGATTCAATAAGTCTGTTGTGGGGTCTGAGAGtccacatttctaacaagctaCAGATGAAGCTAATGCTGGTCTTTAGACCACCCTTTGAGCAGCAAGGTGACCTACTCTATAGTGAAGATGATTTCTGGCCTAATAGACTGTatagttttaaagattattcaaGGCTGTAAGAGATTTTGGAATCAAACATAACCACAAATGATCACAAAAAAATAGGCCTTagaagaaaagaatgttttaGTTAAGTGAAAGCTTAAAGTATACCAAATTGGCAGTGTTTCTATTCATCCGACAATGACACCTTTGATACAATATAAATCAGGACACCAAGTTCTTGTAACTTTAAATAGTTACTATAGCTTGAGGCGCTCTTCCAGTTCATGCAAGTCCAGAAAATCCAAGCCAGTGCACTGCAAAACCACTAAGAAAAATCTTTAATGGTTAACTGTCCATATAGATTACTTGTAAACTTGCTTTAGGCTATCCCATCTCctctttcaacaaataaatgctttttcttctgtcttgtaGCCAAACAGCGTGTAACAGCCAGTGCCCCTCCCTTTAAAAATCGAACAAAATTATCTCCAACCAAAGGACCCAATGCAAAGAGGTTGGCTTCTTTAACACATTCGTAGGTATATGCATCTATTTCCACAGGATTGCTCTTACAGGTGATTGGCTGGCTTGAGTTATGGCCCAGGTAACAGCCCTGCTCCTTCAGAAAGGACAGATTGGGATGAGAACCGATCAGTACTACGGCCGCAGAGAGCTTAAATACTTTTTTCAATCCAGAGAGGCTTTGAAGAATGCATTTCATGTCCGACTTAAAGGAAAGCACATGGTGCTCAGGAAAACTGGTATAATCAGATAAAAGATTTGAGTCCACAGAATATGACTGAGTACACATCATATGATAGACTTTATGGTATTCTGGATAAAGCTTTTTAGGAAGCTGTTTGAAAATTAAGCTTGGATCAGTTACTCGTCTGCGAAATACATGAATCACAGGAATGTTATTGTTGTAAGCACACAGTACCGCGTCAGCTGCAGTAAGCCCCGAACCTACAATTAACACCGGATCCACTTTGCCACGCAACTTTCCTTTGCTTATAGCAGCTCCAAACTCAGGCATTGAatgaaacacaaaaggaaaatcttCCCCTTCAATCTCCAGATGGGCAGGAGAATCCAACGTTCCAGTTGCCAGAGCTACATTCTCAGCAAAGAGACAG contains:
- the OSGIN2 gene encoding oxidative stress-induced growth inhibitor 2 isoform X3, producing the protein MPLVEETSLLEDSSVTLPVVVIGNGPSGICLSYMLSGYRPYFSSEAIHPNTILHSKLEEARHLSIVDQDLEYLSEGLEGRSSNPVAVLFDTLLHPDADFGYDYPSVLHWKLEQHHYIPHLVLGKGPPGGAWHNMEGSMLTISFGNWMELPGLKFKDWVSSKRRNLKGDRVMPEEIARYYKHYVKVMGLQKNFRENTYITSVSRLYRDQDDDDGQDRNISTQHLQIEKSKFIKRNWEIRGYQRTADGSHVPFCLFAENVALATGTLDSPAHLEIEGEDFPFVFHSMPEFGAAISKGKLRGKVDPVLIVGSGLTAADAVLCAYNNNIPVIHVFRRRVTDPSLIFKQLPKKLYPEYHKVYHMMCTQSYSVDSNLLSDYTSFPEHHVLSFKSDMKCILQSLSGLKKVFKLSAAVVLIGSHPNLSFLKEQGCYLGHNSSQPITCKSNPVEIDAYTYECVKEANLFALGPLVGDNFVRFLKGGALAVTRCLATRQKKKHLFVERGDGIA